CGATTAGACCCAGATCACGAATCACTACTCGAAACGTTTCTCGATATCACAGGAAACGTATCTGGACAAACGAATCGCTTCAAATGCCCAATAGAGGATTGTGAGAAACACATATCCAGGCCTCGAAAGAACGACATTTGTTCCTGTTCAGACCGGGAGCAGCTTTACCCGACGGATAGCCTTAGGATGCACGAAAGGTTTTACGATAGTAGTAGTAGTGAACAAGCCTTCACAGCTTTTCGAATGGTAACAGAACATCTCCTTTTGGTGAATATCCTGAGGTATTTTAAACGAAATCATCCCCCAAGTTGGTTTGATGAAATCGCATTCGTTGTAGATGGACCATTGGCTATATTTGGGATGCCAGCTTGGCTGAAAGAACATGTGCAAAACGAGATTGCAGATATTCACAATGACCTTGTCTCACAAGGACATGCAGGGCTATTACTAATGGGTATGGAGAAATCTGGTGAGTTTCTGGATCACCTTGAAGAATTGGATTGGCACCAAACTCAAGGACGTCGGCAAAAACTACAAAATAGCACAGCCATGGCCCCCACAACTGAATACATCTATCGGCATATTACGCCCAATCCAAATACTCAGAAACCGTATGGCGCTGCCGTGTATTATGGACGGAAAGTGCTCTATAAGAATCGTTCAGGCCAACATGCCGTAGTTATGACACCTATCGTAAATTCAGCCGGACGGAACCCAAATGGAACAGAACTGGCAGCATTCCCCAGGTTAGGAGAAGTCCTTGATATTGTAGATGACCTTTACACACACCTGTACCAAGACGGTTTTATTCCACTAATTCGAGCAAATGCTCACGCGGCGATCCCTCTACGACAAGGTCAACGAATTTTAGCCAACCTCTTCGATGAAAACTCCTATCACCCATAATGAAGACAACACTAGCTGACCTATCCTACAGTACGGCCGCAGGTAGATGGGCACGCTTGGGCCCTTATTACGCTATGTTTCCAATACCTTTCGTGGAAAGGATAGTCTCCTTATTCTCAAGAAAGGGCGATACAGTCATTGATCCTTTTTGTGGACGTGGCACTACGCCATTCATAGCGATGATTAATGGTCGCAAAGGTGTAGGATGTGACAATAACCCAATAGCATGGCTTTATTCCAAAACTAAAACTGATCCATATCCTGAGATTGAGGCGGTGAGAACTCGTATTTCACAGGTCAGAGAGGCAGTGACACGCGATGACTGCCAGCCTATAAACGAGTTCCAAGAACTAGCATTCTGTCGTATAGTCTTAGGATTCGTTAACGCGGGAAAGAGAATCCTCAACTGGCAAGAAGACCAGTTAGATCGTACCGTAATCACGATGCTGATTCAGCATCTCCATGATAAGAAAGGACACGGTCTGTCCAACCAACTTCGCCACTCCCGTGCACTTTCTCCTGATTACTGTATTCGCTGGTGGAAGACTAACGGATACGAAAAACCCCCTGAGATTGAACCTGATAAGTTTCTAGCAAAACGTCTCCATTGGCGATATGCCAAGGGTACACCGCGACCAGCAGGTATGGATGCTCCCGCCATCGGATTGGGCAAAGCTTCGAGTTGTCTTCCAAAGACCGATAGACCTGCTGATCTTGTCATAACGTCACCGCCTTACAGTAATGTTACAGACTACCGTGCCGACAATTGGATACGGCTATGGGCGCTAGGAGAAGGACCAGAGTTGCCAGATTGGAATGCGGAACAAAAATACACCAATACGGAACTGTACGGCGAAATGTTACTCAAATCTTTTATTACGACATGTAACTATACCCATAGAGGAACCGTTTGGTACATTCGATCTGATGCTAGATTACGAACTAGAAACATGATATCTGGTATTTTAGCTAAAATCCTTCCTAACCATCGAGCATACGAGCTTCCCGCTCCTTATGTAAGAAAAACGCAGACTGCCCTATACGGTGACGATGGTCCCAAACCAGGAGAGATAGATTTACTGTATCTGCCTCCTCGACGCAAACGATTGGGTTTTACAATTCAGTTCAAGCCATCAAATTTCAGTTTTTGTAACTGACCATTCTTGCCTCAGCACTGCTCACCCACCGAGCGCCCATCCCGCGGGTATCCCCATCACGCCATCGCCCAGGTCTCGGATGTGTGGATCGTTGGATAGTACCAGCGCTTGGAGGACGGGTTTGTCCAGGATCTCATCCAAACGACGCAGGTGGCGCGCGTCCCTGTGCGAGACCC
The Gemmatimonadota bacterium DNA segment above includes these coding regions:
- a CDS encoding DNA modification methylase yields the protein MKTTLADLSYSTAAGRWARLGPYYAMFPIPFVERIVSLFSRKGDTVIDPFCGRGTTPFIAMINGRKGVGCDNNPIAWLYSKTKTDPYPEIEAVRTRISQVREAVTRDDCQPINEFQELAFCRIVLGFVNAGKRILNWQEDQLDRTVITMLIQHLHDKKGHGLSNQLRHSRALSPDYCIRWWKTNGYEKPPEIEPDKFLAKRLHWRYAKGTPRPAGMDAPAIGLGKASSCLPKTDRPADLVITSPPYSNVTDYRADNWIRLWALGEGPELPDWNAEQKYTNTELYGEMLLKSFITTCNYTHRGTVWYIRSDARLRTRNMISGILAKILPNHRAYELPAPYVRKTQTALYGDDGPKPGEIDLLYLPPRRKRLGFTIQFKPSNFSFCN